The stretch of DNA AACGCGTTTAAATATAATATTAATGCAAACCTGTCTACACTAACAAACAATGTTGAGAAATTGCATCCAAATTTACCCAACATTACAGCGGATAAATATAGAACCGTTGTGGGACAGGCTCTAGATTCCTATTATGGCTATAAAATGATTGGTATTTACCAAAACCAAGCTGAAATTGATAGTCATTTAAGTGGTACGGTGAACCCATCAACAAAACCAGGTGATATTAAATTTAAAGATATAAACGGCGATGGGATTATAAGTGCTGATAATGACAGAGAATTTATAGGGTCTTCAATACCAGATCTTACTTATGGTATATCTTTTTCTGCAGACTATAAAGGCTTTGATTTTTCTATGCTTTTTCAAGGAGTAGAAGGGGTTGATAAGTACAATGACGGAAAGAAAATTGTAGATTTTGATACACGACCATTCAATTATACTACAGCAATTTTAGGATCTTGGGATGGAGAAGGCAGCACGAATAGTATACCAAGAGTAGCATTTGAGGATAACGGTAGTAGTAACGTTTCTAGCCTTTTTGTTGAAGACGCTTCTTATTTCCGCCTCAGAAATATAGAGATTGGATATACCTTAAAAGGAATGAAAGGATTTCAAGATATGCGCTTGTACATCTCTGGTAAAAATCTTTTTACATCAACAAATTATACGGGTTTAGACCCTGAAGTGTCGGGATTGGTAGATAAAGGAACCTACCCATTATCAACAGCCTTTTTATTTGGAGTAAATGTTAAGTTTTAATCTTAAAAAAATTAATTATGAAAAATATATTTAACAGTTTTGTTATACTATGCTTCTTTATGGCTTTTGTTGGTTGTACAGATAGCTTAGAGAACAACCCTATTGGTTTACTAACCGAAGATATGCTTGATACAGAAATAGCATTGGTGACATTAGAGGCTTCAGTGAGTTCTTCATATCAACCCCTTAAAAGTACCTTAAATGGTGTTGTAGATGGTTGGAGATGGGATTTAGGAACCGTATTTAGAAATGATATTGTATTACAAGATATCGCATCTAATGATATGAATAAAAAATGGAATCCAGATGGCGACCAACCTTGGATGGATAAAGTATCAGATTTCACTTTTACATCAGAAAACCAGGCTTTTAATGGAATATGGGTCTATGATTATATAGGGATAAATAGGTTAAATCTCGCCTTGAGCTTTTTAACTGATACAGAAACTGTTCAAAACACAGGAATGACAGATGCTCGTAAAAATCAATTATTATCTGAAGTTTATTTTTTAAGAGCTTTTTATTATTTTGATCTGGTTAATAATTTTGGAGATGTTCCATTGTTGAGTGAAACACCCCCAACATTTCAGGAAGCTTTAGAGGTTGCAGTAAGAGCACCAAAAAGCGAAGTCATTGAACAGATAAATTCAGATTTAGTAACTGCAAAATCATTAGCATCAAATGCTAAATATCCAGATCTGGCAGAACCATGGAGAGCTTCAAAAGGAGCGATTATTGCTTTACAAGCGAAAGTGGCTTTGTTTGATGAAGATTGGTCAACGGTACTCACTCTAATTACAGAACTAGACGGATTAGGAAATTATAGCCTAAACCCAGAATATTTTGATAGTTTTGATGCAAGTAAAGAATTTATAGAAAACGAGGTTATATTCACCTACGATCATCGACCTGATGAAAATCCAGGTAATGGAAATGGATTCGCTGCCGTTTCTGGATGGGGTTTCTTCGCTCCCACAAATGATTTTTTAAGTGCTTTTGAAGCTAATGATCCTAGATTATTATATACTATCGACGTGCCCAATAAAAGATCATCCAAAATTTTAGGGTCAACGACGGATTATTTAGGTAATGATAATTCTCCCGGAAACAAAGTCTTTATACGTTATGCTGATGTATTACTTTGGAAAGCTGAAGCGCTCAACGAAACTGGCGACTATGCTGGAGCTGTTAGTATAATCAATCAAATAAGAGCAAGAGCAAGAACCAGTACTACTGCAGATGGATCTTCCATTCCTGTTGGAACATTAATAGATAGACCAAGTTCAACAGATGCTTCGCAAATAAAAGATTGGTTGATGGCAGAAAGACGCGTTGAATTGGGTTTTGAGTCTCAAAGATTTAATGACTTAAAAAGATGGGGGACAGCTAAATCTGTTTTAACAGCACTTGGAAGAAATTTTCAAGACCATAATGCCTTATTTCCGATTCCCCAGAGAGATATTGATAAGTCAGGAGGAACCATTATACAAAATCCGGGTTATTAACCTAATACCCATTTTGAGTGTAAAATAACGTCGTATTAAAGCCGATGTTGCTTTAAAATCTAACAACGCTACGATTAGATAGCATAGCATCGTTACGGAATTAATGAACGAGTCGACATGCGACATTTTGCACTCAAATTAGTATAACTTAATGTAAACATTTAAAAGTGAAAACAGTTTTTTTTGAGTTGGTTTTTCAAGAGAAGTAGAAATTTATCAATGCCTGCTTCTCTTTTTATTAAAATCATTTATGCTACAAAAAATCAATTAAGAAATGAGAGATATTGCAACCAGATATAAAGAAAACCCTTTACTATCCCCCAAAGATTTAAATGCTAGTGATGAAAGCATGATTATTGAGTGTTTACTCAATCCGGGTGTGTTTAAATTTAAAGGAAAGACATGGCTACTTGTACGTGTAGCAGAGCGTACCCTTCAAAAAGAAGATGTACTGTCTGTACCCATATACAATGAAGATGGAAAAGTGAAAATTCTAAATTTTGACCCAAAGGATTCGAAATTGGATGCTTCAGATTCTAGAGTCATTAATTATGATGGCGTTGATTACTTGACGACCATATCACATTTAAGATTGCTTTGTAGCGATGATGGTATAAACTTCTATGAAAATGATGAATACCCTTCCCTTTTTGGAGAAGGCGAATATGAATCTTATGGCATTGAGGATTGTAGAGTTTCACAAATTGAGGACACTTATTATTTAACCTATACGATGGTTTCATCCAATGGTGTTGGTGTTGGACTTCGCATTACTAAAGATTGGAAAAAATTCGAAAAGAAAGGCATGATCTTTAGTCCTCACAATAAAGATTGTGCCATTTTCGAGGAAAAAATAGATGATAAATATTACGCCTTGCATAGACCCAGTAGTCCTGAATTAGGGGGTAACTATATATGGTTAGCAGAATCGTTTGATGGGGTGCATTGGGGAAACCATAAATGTATTGCCAAAACCCGAAAAGGGAAGTTTGATAGTAAACGACTTGGAGCTGGAGCAGCACCTATAAAAACAGATAAAGGCTGGTTGGAAATTTATCACGGCGCTACCGAAAAGCACCGATATTGTTTAGGCGCTATTTTATTGGATTTAGAAGATCCTTCTATAGTCATCGCGCGTTCAGAAGAACCTATAATGGAACCACAAGAAGCATTTGAACTCACAGGTTTTTTTGGAGAAGTCATTTTTACAAATGGTCATCTCGTAAAAGGCGATCAAATTCAGATGTATTACGGAGCGGCAGATGAGTTTGTCGGGTTAGCAACTTTCTCCATTAAACAGATATTAAAAACATTAGGACAATAATGGGGAATTTAGCAAGAGTAGGTTTAAGAGATTTTACAAGGAGTGCAAAAATATTAATAATCACCAATACCATTTATGCTTTTGTACTACCGGTCATTGATATTTTTGTAGCATCATATATAATGCGAAATTCAAGCGATCCTTCCAAAGTTATTTTATACCAATTGGCAATTTATGTAGGTATCCCTATAACATTTTTTATCAATGGATATTTGTTAAATACAATAAATATCAAAAGATTGTTCTCTTTAGGAATGCTACTTAGTGGTATTTCAATGGTCTTTATGATGTCTTTGAAGGAAATTAATTATTTTGGATTAATAACTGCTGGTTTAATCATGGGCATGTCGTTTGGATTGTATTGGGCAAACAGGGATTATTTGGTACTTTCAACCACAAAAGACCGAACACGGAATTTTTATTATGGATTGGAAACGTTTATTTATACTATTATAGCTTCAACAGTACCTGTGCTCATTGGGTGGTATTTAATGAATGGAAATGGAGATTCTGATTCAAATGAGGCTGTTAATTCTGGCTATAGAGTCATAACAGCCATCGTTTTTATAATTACCATTATTGCTTCCATAGTATTTCATTTTGGGAAGTATGAAAAACCAAAGAGCGAAAAATTTCTTTATTTTAAATTCCACAAACTTTGGAAAAAAATGCTTCAATTATCAGTACTAAAAGGATTGGCTCAAGGTTTTATAGTGACAGCACCTGCCATGCTCATGATGAAATTTTTTAATTCTGAAGGCGCATTAGGATCCGCTATTTCCATAGGAGCTGTTATTGCGGCAGTAATTATGCTTATTTTAGGTAAATATTCAAAACCTAAACATCGATTAATTATTTTTAGTGTTGGTTTGATATGTTTTTTCCTGGCCTCTTTTTTTAATGGTTTGTTGTTTAATTCAACCGGGGTCATCCTATTTATGTTCTTGTTGTTAATTGCCAGACCGATTTTAGATATTGCCTATTTTCCTATTCAGTTAAAAGTCATTGATGTGTTGTCAAAAATTGAAAACAGAAATGAGTTTTCATATATTTTAAATCATGAATTTGGATTATTTGTAGGTAGATTTATTGGAGCAAGTACTTTTTTAGTCATTGCTTTTTTTATAAATGCAGATATTGCTTTGAGATATGCCTTATTAATTATAGGCATACTTCAATTGCTTTCTATAGTTATTGCAAAACAACTTTTAAAACAACAAGAAACATTAGAAAAAGAAACATTAATTACTAAAAATGTTATCACAGAAGAAAATGCATAAAATAAATTATACCAATTTGGATGTAAAATGCCGTATTAAAGTCGATGTTATATTAAAATCTAAAAACGCTGTGATTAGATTGCATAGCATCGTTATGGAATTTATGAACAAGGTATTTAGATTTAAAAAGAACGAGACGACATGCGACATTTTACACCCAAATTGGTATTATATAGTAGTCTTACTAATTGGTTTCGTTTTTTATTCATGTAAAAACAAACCATCAAAGTTTACGATAAAAAACCAAATAGACCAATTTCAATTAAGTCGTATTGATTCCATGCCTAATTTGCCAAAACCGTTTAAAATAATAGATTTTAAAAATTTAGCAAAAGGATTTGATTCATTAGTTTTTGATGACACCCAAATAGGAGACTATTGGCCACTAATATGGATGGACAATTCCCGTAAAAATTTCGATCAAGAAACTTTCGGAATATATACAGCTATGGGAGATTTAAGACAAGGAATTGAAAATAACAATGGTATTTTCCATGAGTCATTAGCCACTATTGGCTCTGTGCTTGGGGCAACATTAGTTGGTATAGATAAGTCAAATCAAAAAGGGAAAAATTATGTTTCCATGTTGAAGAATTATTTTAATTCAGAGACACAGTGGAATATAGTTATGAATAACACGTGTCCCGAAGTAGCTTTATTAGGTGGTGGTTATGCAAGGGATTGGTGGTACGATGTCTATCCAAATGTATTGTTTTATGGTTTGTCAAACTTTTATCCGGAAGAAAAGGATTATTCAAACATTATGCGAACAGTTGCTGATAAATTTTATAAAGCTGATTCTATAATGAAAGGTAATTATGCATATTCCTTTTTTGACTATGCAACATTAGAACCTAAAGACAAT from Flavivirga spongiicola encodes:
- a CDS encoding RagB/SusD family nutrient uptake outer membrane protein codes for the protein MKNIFNSFVILCFFMAFVGCTDSLENNPIGLLTEDMLDTEIALVTLEASVSSSYQPLKSTLNGVVDGWRWDLGTVFRNDIVLQDIASNDMNKKWNPDGDQPWMDKVSDFTFTSENQAFNGIWVYDYIGINRLNLALSFLTDTETVQNTGMTDARKNQLLSEVYFLRAFYYFDLVNNFGDVPLLSETPPTFQEALEVAVRAPKSEVIEQINSDLVTAKSLASNAKYPDLAEPWRASKGAIIALQAKVALFDEDWSTVLTLITELDGLGNYSLNPEYFDSFDASKEFIENEVIFTYDHRPDENPGNGNGFAAVSGWGFFAPTNDFLSAFEANDPRLLYTIDVPNKRSSKILGSTTDYLGNDNSPGNKVFIRYADVLLWKAEALNETGDYAGAVSIINQIRARARTSTTADGSSIPVGTLIDRPSSTDASQIKDWLMAERRVELGFESQRFNDLKRWGTAKSVLTALGRNFQDHNALFPIPQRDIDKSGGTIIQNPGY
- a CDS encoding glycoside hydrolase family 130 protein; translation: MRDIATRYKENPLLSPKDLNASDESMIIECLLNPGVFKFKGKTWLLVRVAERTLQKEDVLSVPIYNEDGKVKILNFDPKDSKLDASDSRVINYDGVDYLTTISHLRLLCSDDGINFYENDEYPSLFGEGEYESYGIEDCRVSQIEDTYYLTYTMVSSNGVGVGLRITKDWKKFEKKGMIFSPHNKDCAIFEEKIDDKYYALHRPSSPELGGNYIWLAESFDGVHWGNHKCIAKTRKGKFDSKRLGAGAAPIKTDKGWLEIYHGATEKHRYCLGAILLDLEDPSIVIARSEEPIMEPQEAFELTGFFGEVIFTNGHLVKGDQIQMYYGAADEFVGLATFSIKQILKTLGQ
- a CDS encoding MFS transporter, which encodes MGNLARVGLRDFTRSAKILIITNTIYAFVLPVIDIFVASYIMRNSSDPSKVILYQLAIYVGIPITFFINGYLLNTINIKRLFSLGMLLSGISMVFMMSLKEINYFGLITAGLIMGMSFGLYWANRDYLVLSTTKDRTRNFYYGLETFIYTIIASTVPVLIGWYLMNGNGDSDSNEAVNSGYRVITAIVFIITIIASIVFHFGKYEKPKSEKFLYFKFHKLWKKMLQLSVLKGLAQGFIVTAPAMLMMKFFNSEGALGSAISIGAVIAAVIMLILGKYSKPKHRLIIFSVGLICFFLASFFNGLLFNSTGVILFMFLLLIARPILDIAYFPIQLKVIDVLSKIENRNEFSYILNHEFGLFVGRFIGASTFLVIAFFINADIALRYALLIIGILQLLSIVIAKQLLKQQETLEKETLITKNVITEENA